The following proteins are co-located in the Malus sylvestris chromosome 13, drMalSylv7.2, whole genome shotgun sequence genome:
- the LOC126597457 gene encoding 40S ribosomal protein S7-like — MFTSRKKIHKDKDAEPTEFEESVAQAIFDLENTNQELKSDLKDLYINSAIQVDVAGTGKKSVVIHVPYRLRKAYRKIHVRLVRELEKKFSGRDVILIATRRIVRPPKKGSAIQRPRTRTLTGVHEAVLEDVVSPAEIVGKRIRYRHDGSKIMKVFLDPKERNNTEYKLESFSAVYRKLSGKDVVFEYPITDA; from the exons ATGTTTACCTCAAGAAAGAAGATTCACAAGGATAAGGATGCTGAACCCACTGAATTTGAAGAGTCTGTTGCACAG GCGATATTTGATTTGGAAAACACAAACCAGGAACTGAAAAGTGACCTTAAGGATCTATATATAAATTCAGCAAT TCAAGTAGATGTGGCTGGGACTGGGAAGAAATCTGTTGTTATCCATGTGCCCTATAGATTGAGGAAGGCTTACCGCAAGATCCATGTTCGTCTTGTGAGGGAGCTAGAGAAGAAGTTCAGTGGAAGG GATGTGATCCTGATTGCCACTCGTAGGATAGTGAGGCCTCCTAAGAAGGGTTCTGCCATTCAACGGCCCCGCACTCGTACCCTAACTGGTGTGCACGAGGCAGTGTTGGAGGATGTTGTTTCGCCTGCTGAGATTGTTGGGAAGCGCATCAGGTATCGCCATGATGGATCCAAGATAATGAAG GTGTTTTTGGACCCTAAGGAACGGAACAACACCGAATACAAGTTGGAGAGCTTTTCTGCAGTTTATCGAAAGCTTTCAGGAAAGGATGTTGTCTTTGAGTACCCAATAACTGATGCTTAG